The Ahaetulla prasina isolate Xishuangbanna chromosome 3, ASM2864084v1, whole genome shotgun sequence genome window below encodes:
- the MFSD3 gene encoding major facilitator superfamily domain-containing protein 3 isoform X1 — MNFKYWLLFLLYFVQGIPYGLQSGLLPIYFRTVGLSFTKISLTKLLYLPWFLKVLWAPFVDWYFSKKAWLIFTMCGLALACLACSFLTPEVDFLGVAFALLLMNLFASVQDVAADGIAIQMLGAEEVGFGNSIQVVAYKLGSVLAGGGLLTFLHHLGWGALFVDLALIYAAAIGFTSRFHLEASPQDSLAKDGNLSLLGFLRELLLVPDTLWTAGLVLIYKLGEQGSLSMFPLFLLDHSFSPQKLGFWNGVVAAAFSIAGSSLGGQLMSNGRKSESLQTLLILRFCNLLFQTWVMVAYTDHAAAFEVAAVLSMCIQHFIGGLITTLVFSKMMLCTQKAPEKIQATHYSLLAAIEVLGKVAFSTVAGSLVDWLGFPHTFGIFLALSFASVLYMV, encoded by the exons ATGAACTTCAAATATTGGTTGCTCTTCCTGCTGTATTTCGTGCAAGGAATTCCTTACGGGCTGCAATCTGGGCTTCTGCCGATCTATTTCCGAACTGTGGGCCTCTCCTTCACCAAGATCAGCCTGACCAAACTGCTTTATCTGCCATggttcctcaaggtgctctgggcCCCCTTCGTGGACTGGTATTTCTCCAAGAAGGCCTGGCTGATCTTCACCATGTGCGGCTTGGCCCTGGCCTGCCTGGCCTGCTCCTTCCTGACCCCAGAGGTCGACTTCCTCGGAGTGGCCTTCGCTCTGCTGCTCATGAACCTCTTCGCTTCCGTCCAGGACGTGGCGGCCGATGGGATCGCCATCCAGATGTTGGGAGCAGAGGAGGTGGGCTTCGGGAACAGCATCCAGGTCGTGGCCTACAAACTGGGCTCCGTCCTGGCGGGAGGCGGCCTGCTCACTTTCCTCCATCACCTGGGCTGGGGAGCCCTCTTCGTCGACCTGGCTCTCATATACGCTGCGGCCATCGGGTTCACCTCCAGGTTCCATCTCGAGGCCTCTCCTCAGGACAGCCTGGCCAAGGACGGCAACTTAAGCCTTCTGGGTTTCTTGCGTGAGCTTCTCCTTGTGCCGGACACGCTGTGGACCGCTGGCTTGGTCCTCATCTACAAGTTGG GTGAACAGGGGTCGCTTTCCatgttccccctcttcctcctagaTCACAGCTTCTCTCCCCAGAAGCTGGGCTTCTGGAACGGGGTTGTGGCCGCCGCCTTTTCCATTGCAGGCTCTTCCCTGGGGGGCCAACTGATGTCAAACGGCAG GAAGTCCGAGTCTCTGCAAACTTTGCTGATCCTTCGCTTTTGCAACCTCCTCTTCCAGACCTGGGTGATGGTCGCCTACACCGACCACGCAGCTGCCTTTGAAG TGGCCGCGGTGCTGAGCATGTGCATCCAGCACTTCATCGGGGGCCTGATCACCACCCTGGTCTTCAGCAAGATGATGCTGTGCACTCAGAAGGCCCCAGAGAAGATCCAG GCCACCCACTACAGCCTTCTGGCTGCTATCGAGGTCCTCGGTAAAGTGGCTTTTAGCACCGTGGCAGGTAGCCTGGTGGACTGGCTGGGCTTTCCACACACCTTCGGCATCTTCCTCGCCCTCTCCTTCGCCTCCGTGCTGTACATGGTCTAA
- the MFSD3 gene encoding major facilitator superfamily domain-containing protein 3 isoform X2, with translation MNFKYWLLFLLYFVQGIPYGLQSGLLPIYFRTVGLSFTKISLTKLLYLPWFLKVLWAPFVDWYFSKKAWLIFTMCGLALACLACSFLTPEVDFLGVAFALLLMNLFASVQDVAADGIAIQMLGAEEVGFGNSIQVVAYKLGSVLAGGGLLTFLHHLGWGALFVDLALIYAAAIGFTSRFHLEASPQDSLAKDGNLSLLGFLRELLLVPDTLWTAGLVLIYKLDHSFSPQKLGFWNGVVAAAFSIAGSSLGGQLMSNGRKSESLQTLLILRFCNLLFQTWVMVAYTDHAAAFEVAAVLSMCIQHFIGGLITTLVFSKMMLCTQKAPEKIQATHYSLLAAIEVLGKVAFSTVAGSLVDWLGFPHTFGIFLALSFASVLYMV, from the exons ATGAACTTCAAATATTGGTTGCTCTTCCTGCTGTATTTCGTGCAAGGAATTCCTTACGGGCTGCAATCTGGGCTTCTGCCGATCTATTTCCGAACTGTGGGCCTCTCCTTCACCAAGATCAGCCTGACCAAACTGCTTTATCTGCCATggttcctcaaggtgctctgggcCCCCTTCGTGGACTGGTATTTCTCCAAGAAGGCCTGGCTGATCTTCACCATGTGCGGCTTGGCCCTGGCCTGCCTGGCCTGCTCCTTCCTGACCCCAGAGGTCGACTTCCTCGGAGTGGCCTTCGCTCTGCTGCTCATGAACCTCTTCGCTTCCGTCCAGGACGTGGCGGCCGATGGGATCGCCATCCAGATGTTGGGAGCAGAGGAGGTGGGCTTCGGGAACAGCATCCAGGTCGTGGCCTACAAACTGGGCTCCGTCCTGGCGGGAGGCGGCCTGCTCACTTTCCTCCATCACCTGGGCTGGGGAGCCCTCTTCGTCGACCTGGCTCTCATATACGCTGCGGCCATCGGGTTCACCTCCAGGTTCCATCTCGAGGCCTCTCCTCAGGACAGCCTGGCCAAGGACGGCAACTTAAGCCTTCTGGGTTTCTTGCGTGAGCTTCTCCTTGTGCCGGACACGCTGTGGACCGCTGGCTTGGTCCTCATCTACAAGTTGG aTCACAGCTTCTCTCCCCAGAAGCTGGGCTTCTGGAACGGGGTTGTGGCCGCCGCCTTTTCCATTGCAGGCTCTTCCCTGGGGGGCCAACTGATGTCAAACGGCAG GAAGTCCGAGTCTCTGCAAACTTTGCTGATCCTTCGCTTTTGCAACCTCCTCTTCCAGACCTGGGTGATGGTCGCCTACACCGACCACGCAGCTGCCTTTGAAG TGGCCGCGGTGCTGAGCATGTGCATCCAGCACTTCATCGGGGGCCTGATCACCACCCTGGTCTTCAGCAAGATGATGCTGTGCACTCAGAAGGCCCCAGAGAAGATCCAG GCCACCCACTACAGCCTTCTGGCTGCTATCGAGGTCCTCGGTAAAGTGGCTTTTAGCACCGTGGCAGGTAGCCTGGTGGACTGGCTGGGCTTTCCACACACCTTCGGCATCTTCCTCGCCCTCTCCTTCGCCTCCGTGCTGTACATGGTCTAA
- the MFSD3 gene encoding major facilitator superfamily domain-containing protein 3 isoform X3, with the protein MNFKYWLLFLLYFVQGIPYGLQSGLLPIYFRTVGLSFTKISLTKLLYLPWFLKVLWAPFVDWYFSKKAWLIFTMCGLALACLACSFLTPEVDFLGVAFALLLMNLFASVQDVAADGIAIQMLGAEEVGFGNSIQVVAYKLGSVLAGGGLLTFLHHLGWGALFVDLALIYAAAIGFTSRFHLEASPQDSLAKDGNLSLLGFLRELLLVPDTLWTAGLVLIYKLGEQGSLSMFPLFLLDHSFSPQKLGFWNGVVAAAFSIAGSSLGGQLMSNGRKSESLQTLLILRFCNLLFQTWVMVAYTDHAAAFEGHPLQPSGCYRGPR; encoded by the exons ATGAACTTCAAATATTGGTTGCTCTTCCTGCTGTATTTCGTGCAAGGAATTCCTTACGGGCTGCAATCTGGGCTTCTGCCGATCTATTTCCGAACTGTGGGCCTCTCCTTCACCAAGATCAGCCTGACCAAACTGCTTTATCTGCCATggttcctcaaggtgctctgggcCCCCTTCGTGGACTGGTATTTCTCCAAGAAGGCCTGGCTGATCTTCACCATGTGCGGCTTGGCCCTGGCCTGCCTGGCCTGCTCCTTCCTGACCCCAGAGGTCGACTTCCTCGGAGTGGCCTTCGCTCTGCTGCTCATGAACCTCTTCGCTTCCGTCCAGGACGTGGCGGCCGATGGGATCGCCATCCAGATGTTGGGAGCAGAGGAGGTGGGCTTCGGGAACAGCATCCAGGTCGTGGCCTACAAACTGGGCTCCGTCCTGGCGGGAGGCGGCCTGCTCACTTTCCTCCATCACCTGGGCTGGGGAGCCCTCTTCGTCGACCTGGCTCTCATATACGCTGCGGCCATCGGGTTCACCTCCAGGTTCCATCTCGAGGCCTCTCCTCAGGACAGCCTGGCCAAGGACGGCAACTTAAGCCTTCTGGGTTTCTTGCGTGAGCTTCTCCTTGTGCCGGACACGCTGTGGACCGCTGGCTTGGTCCTCATCTACAAGTTGG GTGAACAGGGGTCGCTTTCCatgttccccctcttcctcctagaTCACAGCTTCTCTCCCCAGAAGCTGGGCTTCTGGAACGGGGTTGTGGCCGCCGCCTTTTCCATTGCAGGCTCTTCCCTGGGGGGCCAACTGATGTCAAACGGCAG GAAGTCCGAGTCTCTGCAAACTTTGCTGATCCTTCGCTTTTGCAACCTCCTCTTCCAGACCTGGGTGATGGTCGCCTACACCGACCACGCAGCTGCCTTTGAAG GCCACCCACTACAGCCTTCTGGCTGCTATCGAGGTCCTCGGTAA